A genomic segment from Papilio machaon chromosome 10, ilPapMach1.1, whole genome shotgun sequence encodes:
- the LOC123721301 gene encoding U6 snRNA-associated Sm-like protein LSm5 gives MSQSLPNPNTLLPLELVDKCIGSRIHIIMKNDKEMVGTLQGFDDFVNMLLDDVTEYESTPEGRKITKLDQILLNGNNIAMLVPGGEMPGESYDGQ, from the coding sequence ATGTCACAATCGCTGCCAAACCCGAATACTTTGTTGCCGTTGGAACTTGTCGACAAGTGTATAGGTTCAAggatacatattattatgaaaaatgacAAAGAAATGGTGGGAACATTACAAGGATTCGACGATTTCGTAAATATGTTACTGGACGACGTTACAGAATATGAATCTACACCCGAAGGAAGAAAAATAACCAAATTGGATCAAATCTTGTTGAATGGCAATAACATTGCTATGCTTGTGCCAGGTGGTGAAATGCCGGGTGAATCTTATGACGGACAGTAA
- the LOC106713232 gene encoding targeting protein for Xklp2 homolog codes for MEKSYVNFFRGENYYPSNEKFRVKEEPVSPRQDDFYFMDDFDFASCAGMKKSLSMNDITALKEELAKPDAQCMKEEPRYRRPTGSSTQDLSRAKFVSLAESVYHYQRDTPGRFHSTRPQVFRSQCNAGPTGLTVPQSPMLRCKGRSRPVHVMSLKEREEMLIEEMKNFKIRANPIPKAVLYGPSLPDVPKKSATIPEPFKLTEVQKKTLPQSPLAVQNFKARPAPKYILEKPQLPPKLPIECTKPITLRLNCKRADSAERFRCDKNINKFAKESENKQTCKSAHREGPIRPEPFSFEKRDEEIKKRKEERIKQQLEEEKRLASLFKAQPLPAVVKKQMQHATSKSSVSNASSENKENCNRFEARPPDVLYKKPFKPVLQSIQVITPEPFELITEKRATEREKFEQMLREKEEQREKMRLQMEKEQREAEERAQAELRAKLIHHAKPVPKLTPFMPQKCTDAMTVPVTPNLMKRKQRK; via the coding sequence ATGGAGAAGTCTTACGTGAATTTTTTTCGCGGTGAAAACTATTATCCATCCAATGAAAAATTCCGTGTAAAAGAGGAACCCGTGTCACCAAGACaagatgatttttattttatggacGATTTTGATTTTGCATCCTGTGCTGGTATGAAGAAATCGTTGTCAATGAATGATATTACTGCTCTTAAAGAAGAATTGGCTAAACCAGATGCACAATGCATGAAAGAAGAACCCAGATATCGCAGGCCCACTGGCAGCAGTACCCAAGATTTATCACGAGCAAAATTCGTCTCTTTAGCAGAATCCGTTTATCATTATCAAAGAGATACACCAGGTCGGTTCCATTCAACGCGGCCACAGGTTTTCCGATCTCAGTGTAATGCAGGCCCAACTGGTCTTACTGTACCTCAATCTCCAATGCTTCGGTGTAAAGGTAGATCTCGACCAGTACATGTCATGTCCCTAAAAGAAAGAGAAGAAATGTTAAtagaagaaatgaaaaatttcaaaattaggGCTAATCCTATACCTAAGGCAGTCCTTTATGGACCAAGTTTGCCAGATGTTCCTAAAAAGTCTGCAACAATACCAGAACCATTCAAATTAACAGAAGTACAGAAGAAGACACTTCCGCAGTCCCCACTTGCGGTACAGAATTTCAAAGCGCGCCCTGCTCCCAAATATATCTTAGAAAAACCACAACTGCCACCAAAATTGCCCATTGAATGTACAAAACCGATCACCCTAAGGTTGAACTGCAAGCGAGCAGATTCAGCTGAACGTTTTAgatgtgataaaaatattaataagttcgCAAAGGAATCAGAAAATAAACAGACATGTAAAAGTGCTCATAGAGAAGGGCCTATACGACCTGAGCCATTCTCGTTTGAGAAAAGAgatgaagaaattaaaaaacgtaaagAGGAGagaataaaacaacaattagAGGAAGAGAAAAGGTTAGCTTCTCTATTTAAAGCTCAACCATTACCTGCTGTAGTGAAAAAGCAAATGCAACATGCAACTAGCAAATCAAGTGTATCCAATGCTTCCTCGGAAAACAAAGAGAACTGTAATAGGTTTGAAGCTCGTCCTCCTGacgttttatacaaaaagCCATTCAAACCTGTTCTCCAATCAATTCAGGTGATAACACCAGAGCcatttgaattaataacaGAGAAGAGAGCTACAGAGAGGGAGAAATTTGAACAAATGTTGCGAGAAAAGGAAGAGCAGAGGGAAAAAATGAGATTGCAAATGGAAAAAGAACAAAGAGAGGCTGAAGAAAGAGCTCAAGCAGAGCTCCGAGCTAAACTTATTCATCATGCAAAGCCAGTGCCAAAATTGACTCCGTTTATGCCACAAAAGTGTACTGATGCAATGACAGTACCTGTGACACCTAATCTTATGAAGagaaaacaaagaaagtaA